Proteins encoded by one window of Myxococcota bacterium:
- a CDS encoding acyl-CoA dehydrogenase family protein, with translation MPWDFETEPEFQRELDWTDGFLREKVEPLDLVLGDAYDMRDPRTQKAVAPLKKEVKERGLWACHLGPDLGGQGFGQLKLALLNEILGRSRFAPIVFGCQAPDSGNAEILAHYGTQEQKAKYLKPLLEGEIHSCYSMTEPHAGADPTLFRTRAVRDGNEWVINGEKWFSSNARWSSFLIVMAVTDAEVDAHGGMSMFIVPTETPGVKIIRNVGVGTEGPEHASHAYIRYENVRVPADHLLGKPGGAFVIAQTRLGGGRIHHAMRTIAQLRRAFDMMCERALSRDVRGGRLADLQMTQEKIADSWIEIEQFRLLVLRTAWLIDKYKDYKKVRKDIAAVKVAMPKVYHDVVYRAMHLHGSLGVSNEMPFAAMLLGAAVMGIADGPTEVHKITVARQVLRDHKATDGLFPSAHIPTRKAAARERFAELVEAEVGNL, from the coding sequence ATGCCCTGGGACTTCGAGACCGAGCCGGAGTTTCAACGCGAGCTGGACTGGACCGATGGCTTCCTGCGCGAGAAGGTCGAGCCGCTCGACCTCGTGCTGGGCGACGCGTACGACATGCGCGACCCGCGCACGCAGAAGGCGGTCGCCCCGCTCAAGAAGGAAGTGAAGGAGCGCGGGCTCTGGGCCTGTCACCTGGGGCCCGACCTGGGCGGACAGGGCTTCGGGCAGCTCAAGCTCGCGCTCTTGAACGAGATTCTCGGGCGCTCGCGCTTCGCGCCGATCGTGTTCGGCTGCCAGGCGCCCGACTCCGGCAATGCCGAGATCCTGGCGCACTACGGCACCCAGGAGCAGAAGGCCAAGTATCTCAAGCCTCTGCTCGAGGGCGAGATCCACTCGTGTTACTCGATGACCGAGCCGCACGCCGGCGCCGATCCCACCTTGTTCCGCACGCGCGCGGTGCGCGACGGCAACGAGTGGGTGATCAACGGCGAGAAGTGGTTCTCGTCGAACGCGCGCTGGTCGTCGTTCCTGATCGTGATGGCGGTGACCGACGCCGAGGTCGACGCACACGGCGGCATGTCGATGTTCATCGTGCCGACCGAGACGCCGGGCGTGAAGATCATCCGCAACGTGGGCGTGGGCACGGAAGGCCCGGAGCACGCGAGTCACGCGTACATCCGCTACGAGAACGTGCGCGTTCCCGCCGACCACCTGCTGGGCAAGCCGGGTGGCGCGTTCGTGATCGCGCAGACGCGGCTCGGCGGCGGGCGCATCCACCACGCCATGCGCACGATCGCGCAGCTGCGCCGCGCGTTCGACATGATGTGCGAGCGCGCGCTGTCGCGCGACGTGCGGGGCGGCCGGCTCGCCGACCTGCAGATGACTCAGGAGAAGATCGCCGACAGCTGGATCGAGATCGAGCAGTTCCGCTTGCTCGTGCTGCGCACCGCCTGGCTGATCGACAAGTACAAGGACTACAAGAAGGTGCGCAAGGACATCGCCGCCGTGAAGGTGGCGATGCCCAAGGTCTACCACGACGTGGTGTACCGCGCGATGCACCTGCACGGGTCACTCGGTGTCTCGAACGAGATGCCCTTCGCCGCCATGCTGCTGGGCGCGGCGGTCATGGGCATCGCCGACGGGCCGACCGAGGTGCACAAGATCACCGTGGCGCGTCAGGTGCTGCGCGATCACAAGGCCACCGACGGACTGTTCCCGAGCGCGCACATCCCCACGCGCAAGGCGGCCGCGCGCGAGCGCTTCGCCGAGCTCGTGGAGGCGGAGGTGGGGAACCTGTGA
- a CDS encoding metallophosphoesterase, translating to MTRRGPSRPGRLSRILTPILSAASAALYRGPLRRAISGALERNRRVTHPVIALGRGAAGLSGLRLAFLSDVHLGNYFGADDWVRVCERVAQESPDLVCLGGDLVSAWEEEALELRKGLALLAPPLGVFAVPGNHEYWATPDPRVFVSVLEESGIELLVNRGVRIARGGATLWLCGVDDLRRGAPDVAAALAGRLPDEPAVLLSHQPDLFPEAVLHGVDLQISGHTHGGQIVLGGWAPITHSRYGLWTGRYARAGAQLYVSRGVGTTALPLRIGAPGEIAMLELEVR from the coding sequence GTGACGCGCCGCGGTCCGAGCCGGCCGGGCCGGCTCTCGCGGATCCTGACTCCCATCCTCTCGGCCGCCTCGGCGGCGCTCTACCGCGGCCCGCTGCGCCGCGCGATCTCCGGCGCGCTCGAGCGCAACCGGCGCGTGACTCACCCCGTGATCGCGCTGGGGCGCGGCGCCGCCGGTCTCTCGGGGCTGCGGCTCGCCTTCCTGTCCGACGTGCACCTCGGCAACTACTTCGGCGCGGACGACTGGGTCCGGGTCTGCGAGCGCGTGGCCCAGGAGTCGCCCGACCTCGTGTGTCTGGGCGGCGACCTGGTCAGCGCCTGGGAGGAAGAGGCGCTCGAGCTGCGCAAGGGCCTGGCACTGCTGGCGCCGCCGCTCGGCGTCTTCGCCGTGCCCGGCAACCACGAGTACTGGGCCACGCCGGACCCGCGCGTGTTCGTGTCGGTGCTCGAAGAGAGCGGGATCGAGCTGCTCGTGAACCGCGGCGTGCGCATCGCGCGCGGCGGGGCGACGCTCTGGCTGTGCGGGGTCGACGACCTGCGGCGCGGCGCGCCCGACGTGGCCGCGGCGCTCGCCGGCCGGCTGCCCGACGAGCCTGCGGTCCTGCTCTCGCACCAGCCCGACCTGTTTCCCGAGGCGGTGCTGCACGGGGTCGACCTGCAGATCTCCGGTCACACGCACGGCGGCCAGATCGTGCTGGGCGGCTGGGCGCCGATCACTCACTCGAGGTACGGCCTGTGGACGGGCCGCTACGCGCGCGCCGGCGCGCAGCTCTACGTGAGTCGCGGCGTGGGCACCACGGCGCTGCCGCTGCGCATCGGCGCGCCGGGCGAGATCGCCATGCTCGAGCTCGAGGTGCGCTAG
- a CDS encoding alcohol dehydrogenase catalytic domain-containing protein has protein sequence MRQARWTESGLEIVEVEPPPLAAGWARLRVAACGICGTDLHLWRRELPPPVGVAPGHEMTGTLIDGPRGLPDALYAVEPKHVCGICDFCVTGRNQLCEKLEIFGVMRPGGLAEWVDVPVTTLHPVHSSVSPLVASLAEPLAVCERALALARPDSDSRVLVLGAGTIGLLSGLLARDRARSVAISARHPQQADAAKHLGLQALGEKELKAWAAEAQPDLVIETVGGQAQTLLDASRYCRAGGRIVVLGIFSKRSEVNGYLVATRELEIVGSNMYGAGRRGSQFRAAVELLPRYAAEIAPLQTHRFGLGELEAAFRCASDKHTGAIKVTVLPGQA, from the coding sequence GTGCGCCAGGCGCGCTGGACCGAGTCGGGCCTCGAGATCGTCGAGGTCGAGCCGCCGCCGCTCGCCGCCGGCTGGGCGCGCCTGCGCGTGGCCGCCTGTGGTATCTGCGGCACCGACCTGCACCTGTGGCGCCGTGAGCTGCCGCCGCCCGTGGGCGTGGCGCCGGGTCACGAGATGACCGGCACGTTGATCGACGGCCCGCGCGGCCTTCCCGACGCGCTGTACGCGGTCGAGCCCAAGCACGTGTGCGGCATCTGTGACTTCTGCGTCACCGGCCGCAACCAGCTGTGCGAGAAGCTCGAGATCTTCGGGGTCATGCGCCCCGGCGGACTGGCCGAGTGGGTCGACGTGCCGGTGACCACCCTGCACCCCGTACACTCTTCGGTGTCGCCGCTGGTCGCGTCGCTGGCCGAGCCGCTGGCGGTGTGCGAGCGGGCGCTCGCGCTGGCGCGGCCCGACTCCGACAGCCGCGTGCTCGTGCTGGGCGCGGGCACGATCGGCCTGCTCTCGGGCCTGCTCGCGCGCGACCGCGCGCGCAGCGTCGCGATCAGCGCGCGTCACCCGCAGCAGGCCGACGCCGCCAAGCACCTGGGGCTCCAGGCGCTGGGCGAGAAGGAGCTCAAGGCCTGGGCCGCCGAGGCCCAGCCCGACCTGGTGATCGAGACGGTCGGCGGCCAGGCGCAGACGCTGCTCGACGCCAGCCGCTACTGCCGCGCGGGCGGGCGGATCGTGGTGCTCGGCATCTTCTCGAAGCGCAGCGAGGTGAACGGCTATCTCGTCGCGACGCGCGAGCTCGAGATCGTCGGCTCCAACATGTACGGCGCGGGCCGGCGCGGCTCGCAGTTCCGCGCCGCGGTCGAGCTCCTGCCGCGCTACGCGGCCGAGATCGCTCCGCTGCAGACTCACCGCTTCGGCCTGGGCGAGCTCGAGGCGGCGTTCCGCTGCGCCAGCGACAAGCACACCGGCGCGATCAAGGTCACCGTGCTGCCCGGGCAGGCTTGA
- a CDS encoding citrate synthase: protein MDEMARLEVDGKTYEFPIVTGSEGERGIDIGKLRDQTGLITLDPGYKNTGSCKSAITFIDGEQGILRYRGYPIEELAEKSDFLEVAYLLIKGELPTAEQYRAWANSIRYHTMLHEDLKRFFSAFPKDAHPMGVCSAVISALSTFYPDYLDPLDAQQVEVSVERLIAKFPTIAAYANKHALGHPFMYPDNKLGYVENFLRMMFGTPCEEFVVDPVVAHAIDVLLILHADHEQNCSTSTVRLAGSSHANLFASMSAGIAALWGPRHGGANQEVIEMLEEIADEGLNAKQFVERAKSKDDTSRLMGFGHRVYRNYDPRAKVIKQAATEVLEKLGVTSKLLEIAMDLERIALEDDYFIKRRLYPNVDFYSGIIFKALAIPVQGFTAMFAMGRLPGWIAHWIELLAEGQAIGRPRQIYIGKTQRTYVPISARRG, encoded by the coding sequence ATGGACGAGATGGCCCGGCTCGAGGTCGACGGCAAGACGTACGAATTCCCGATCGTGACCGGCTCGGAAGGCGAGCGCGGGATCGACATCGGAAAGCTGCGGGACCAGACCGGGCTGATCACGCTCGACCCCGGCTACAAGAACACCGGCTCGTGCAAGAGCGCGATCACGTTCATCGACGGTGAGCAGGGCATCTTGCGCTACCGCGGCTACCCGATCGAGGAGCTGGCCGAGAAGAGTGACTTCCTCGAGGTCGCCTACCTCCTGATCAAGGGCGAGCTGCCGACCGCGGAGCAGTACCGCGCCTGGGCCAACTCGATCCGCTACCACACGATGCTGCACGAGGACCTGAAGCGCTTCTTCTCCGCGTTCCCGAAGGACGCGCACCCGATGGGGGTGTGCTCGGCCGTGATCTCGGCGCTGTCCACGTTCTACCCCGACTATCTCGACCCGCTCGACGCGCAGCAGGTCGAGGTGTCGGTCGAGAGACTGATCGCGAAGTTCCCCACGATCGCGGCCTACGCCAACAAGCACGCCTTGGGTCACCCGTTCATGTACCCCGACAACAAGCTCGGGTACGTCGAGAACTTCCTGCGCATGATGTTCGGCACGCCGTGCGAGGAGTTCGTGGTCGACCCGGTGGTGGCGCACGCGATCGACGTGCTCTTGATCCTGCACGCCGACCACGAGCAGAACTGCTCGACTTCGACCGTGCGGCTCGCGGGCAGCTCGCACGCGAACCTGTTCGCGTCCATGTCGGCCGGCATCGCGGCGCTCTGGGGGCCGCGCCACGGTGGCGCGAACCAGGAAGTGATCGAGATGCTGGAAGAGATCGCCGACGAGGGGCTCAACGCCAAGCAGTTCGTCGAGCGCGCCAAGTCGAAGGACGACACCTCGCGCCTGATGGGCTTCGGCCACCGCGTGTACCGCAACTACGACCCGCGCGCGAAGGTGATCAAGCAGGCCGCGACCGAGGTGCTCGAGAAGCTGGGAGTCACTTCGAAGCTGCTCGAGATCGCGATGGACCTGGAGCGGATCGCGCTCGAGGACGACTACTTCATCAAGCGCCGGCTGTATCCGAACGTCGACTTCTACTCCGGGATCATCTTCAAGGCGCTGGCCATCCCCGTGCAGGGCTTCACGGCCATGTTCGCGATGGGCCGGCTGCCGGGCTGGATCGCGCACTGGATCGAGCTTTTGGCCGAGGGCCAGGCGATCGGCCGGCCGCGTCAGATCTACATCGGGAAGACCCAGCGGACGTACGTCCCGATCTCCGCGCGCCGCGGCTAG